In one window of Legionella fallonii LLAP-10 DNA:
- the legK1 gene encoding Dot/Icm T4SS effector kinase LegK1: MPTIVKLVINPLKIHKFNPEHYNALYSFLSEGGAEGIWSGYKDYEYTYGSIQYQFSFTQSLLKRKRKQGQEGARFEVYDTNQSPIGKGGYGVVYPITGTIKFTSGAAQVKPGGCKVVKIQDHSQKNKVIEVKQEYKGLLLSGHLHPKPPIFIAGSNGAKSYLIMDQAEGVSLEKILHPKKRGEIFEHISQFTVAKRIELTLALLNAIKKQVEEKKLVHRDIKPSNLIVDLNQSPPKVTVIDFGFNLKQGLQDYRKVGTRAYRPPESFVLFPRYSIKSDVYSVGRVLSYLWGDYYLNYYIPKDKDLDYIKNKSTNNDLFNTPTIKFVLTMDDQNKIRNHLNQMISIDSNLRPTLDESIRLFSQMNFQYYEKLDQLNRSFFDQERLKQPLDRIRKQLIKLKEKEIDLRTRGYSNAADRMHHLVRELQINAELIANENDLVLLKGYKNACLAEIDAAKPVLQSHRGIWWLIAEIVTAISLLGVGYLIAVGINYACTNKIGLFSQTKSEQLVDEVKESLLNLVPSPI; this comes from the coding sequence ATGCCAACAATAGTTAAACTCGTTATCAATCCTTTAAAAATTCATAAGTTTAATCCAGAACATTACAATGCCCTATATTCCTTTTTAAGCGAAGGTGGTGCTGAAGGCATTTGGAGTGGTTATAAAGACTATGAATATACTTATGGCTCTATCCAATATCAATTTAGCTTTACTCAGTCCCTGCTAAAACGTAAAAGAAAGCAAGGACAAGAAGGCGCTCGATTTGAGGTCTATGACACAAATCAATCACCTATAGGGAAAGGTGGTTATGGCGTGGTCTATCCAATTACTGGAACCATTAAATTTACTTCGGGAGCAGCGCAAGTAAAACCAGGTGGGTGTAAGGTAGTAAAAATTCAAGATCACAGCCAAAAAAATAAAGTGATTGAGGTGAAGCAGGAATATAAAGGATTACTATTATCTGGACACTTACATCCTAAGCCACCAATTTTTATAGCAGGGTCTAATGGAGCGAAGAGCTATTTGATAATGGATCAAGCCGAAGGGGTTTCTTTAGAGAAAATACTGCACCCTAAAAAACGAGGCGAAATTTTCGAACATATTTCGCAATTTACTGTTGCAAAGCGCATTGAGTTAACTCTTGCCCTCTTAAATGCTATAAAAAAGCAAGTAGAGGAAAAAAAACTTGTACATAGAGATATAAAGCCATCAAATCTAATCGTTGATCTCAATCAATCACCACCCAAAGTTACTGTTATAGATTTTGGTTTTAATTTGAAGCAAGGACTGCAGGATTACCGTAAGGTTGGCACGAGAGCATATCGACCTCCTGAGTCTTTTGTGCTTTTTCCAAGGTATTCAATAAAATCTGACGTGTACTCGGTAGGGCGTGTTTTAAGTTATTTATGGGGTGATTATTATCTTAATTATTATATCCCCAAAGATAAGGATTTAGATTATATAAAGAATAAATCAACTAACAATGATTTGTTCAATACTCCTACAATTAAATTTGTCCTAACAATGGATGATCAGAATAAGATTAGAAATCATCTCAATCAGATGATAAGTATTGATTCCAATTTGCGGCCGACCTTAGACGAATCAATTAGGCTCTTTTCTCAAATGAACTTTCAATATTACGAAAAGTTAGACCAATTAAATAGGTCGTTTTTTGATCAGGAACGATTAAAGCAACCTCTGGACCGCATAAGAAAACAATTGATTAAACTAAAAGAAAAAGAAATTGATTTAAGAACTCGTGGGTATTCAAATGCAGCAGACAGAATGCATCATTTAGTAAGGGAGCTGCAAATAAATGCCGAGCTCATTGCTAATGAAAATGATTTAGTTCTATTAAAAGGTTATAAGAACGCCTGCCTGGCTGAAATCGATGCAGCTAAACCTGTATTACAAAGTCATAGGGGGATCTGGTGGTTAATAGCAGAAATTGTAACAGCAATTAGCCTTTTAGGTGTTGGTTATCTCATTGCTGTAGGGATAAATTATGCCTGTACCAACAAAATTGGTTTATTTTCTCAGACTAAATCAGAACAATTAGTTGATGAAGTTAAAGAGTCCTTATTGAATTTGGTACCTTCTCCAATATAA
- the mutH gene encoding DNA mismatch repair endonuclease MutH, producing the protein MIYQLKNMSPPTTEEELIERCNMLEGLSFGQLAMELGLIIPEHSNQRKGWVGQALELALGANANNKAVPDFQHLGIELKTLPIAKSGKPTESTFITSIPLLTIHQEEWKSSQCYAKLKRILWIPTEGNTDIPYLHRRIGRGFLWSPEPHEEQVLAEDWNYLTLQISVGQLATIDAKAGVYLQVRPKGANGKSLCYGYDEEGNKIKTLPRGFYLRSCFTETIIRKQI; encoded by the coding sequence GTGATTTACCAGTTAAAAAACATGTCTCCACCAACGACTGAAGAAGAACTCATAGAGCGATGTAACATGCTCGAGGGACTTAGCTTTGGTCAATTGGCTATGGAGCTAGGATTGATTATTCCTGAACATTCAAACCAAAGGAAGGGTTGGGTAGGGCAAGCGCTTGAATTGGCTTTAGGTGCTAATGCTAATAATAAAGCAGTACCCGATTTTCAACATCTAGGAATAGAATTAAAAACCCTTCCTATAGCTAAATCAGGCAAACCGACAGAGTCGACTTTTATTACTTCAATTCCTTTGCTTACTATTCATCAGGAAGAGTGGAAATCGTCGCAATGTTATGCCAAATTAAAGCGTATTTTATGGATTCCAACTGAAGGAAATACCGATATTCCTTATCTTCATAGGAGAATAGGCCGCGGTTTTTTATGGTCACCTGAACCCCATGAAGAGCAGGTTCTTGCGGAGGACTGGAATTATTTGACATTGCAAATCAGCGTTGGCCAACTCGCGACTATAGATGCTAAAGCCGGAGTATATTTACAAGTCAGGCCTAAAGGGGCTAATGGTAAATCTTTGTGCTATGGCTATGATGAGGAGGGAAATAAAATAAAGACCCTACCGAGAGGTTTTTATTTACGTAGCTGTTTTACAGAAACAATAATAAGGAAACAAATTTAA
- a CDS encoding IS110 family RNA-guided transposase encodes MNVNVLGIDIAKNIFQLHGADKKGKKILKKRIERTQLTEYVANLSQCTIVMESCGGSNYWARVFQSQGHIVKLISPQFVKPFVKTNKNDANDAEAMVEASSRPAMHYVPVKQVEQQDIQSIHRVRSRLVKNRTALINEIRRLNLEYGIAMPQGAAKVKNILLYVIDNEGNELTASSRELMRGLYDELIAIEARIKRMDQKIKYICKKNDSCRRLLNIPGIGELTANKNARIIWSLLKTGNEFDCNQKMGAA; translated from the coding sequence ATGAATGTTAACGTATTAGGTATAGATATAGCTAAAAATATTTTTCAACTTCATGGTGCTGATAAAAAAGGTAAAAAAATATTAAAAAAACGCATTGAACGAACTCAATTAACGGAATACGTTGCTAATTTGTCCCAATGCACGATAGTCATGGAATCGTGTGGTGGCTCAAATTACTGGGCGCGAGTTTTTCAGAGTCAGGGTCATATCGTTAAGTTAATTAGCCCTCAATTTGTTAAGCCCTTTGTTAAAACAAATAAAAATGATGCCAATGATGCTGAAGCTATGGTTGAAGCATCGAGTCGTCCTGCAATGCATTATGTTCCGGTGAAACAAGTGGAGCAACAGGATATTCAATCGATACACCGAGTACGAAGTCGATTAGTCAAGAACAGAACAGCCTTAATAAATGAAATCAGGAGATTAAATTTAGAATATGGTATTGCGATGCCTCAAGGAGCAGCAAAGGTAAAAAATATTCTATTGTATGTTATTGATAATGAAGGAAATGAGTTAACCGCGTCATCTCGTGAGTTAATGCGAGGGCTCTATGACGAATTGATTGCTATAGAGGCACGGATTAAGAGAATGGACCAGAAAATAAAATACATCTGCAAAAAAAATGACTCATGTCGCCGCCTTCTCAATATCCCTGGGATCGGTGAACTCACAGCCAATAAAAATGCACGCATTATATGGTCACTGTTAAAAACAGGAAATGAATTTGATTGTAATCAAAAAATGGGAGCAGCTTAA